Proteins encoded together in one Pseudomonas sp. ADAK13 window:
- a CDS encoding MbtH family protein, producing MTSVFDREDILFQVVVNHEEQYSIWPDYKAVPQGWRTVGKSGMKKECLAYIEEVWTDMRPLSLRQKMDSQALAG from the coding sequence ATGACCTCAGTATTCGACCGCGAAGACATCCTGTTTCAGGTAGTGGTCAACCATGAAGAACAATATTCCATCTGGCCCGACTACAAGGCTGTGCCGCAAGGCTGGCGCACCGTGGGCAAGAGCGGGATGAAGAAAGAGTGCCTGGCCTACATCGAAGAGGTGTGGACCGACATGCGCCCGCTGAGCCTGCGCCAGAAGATGGACAGCCAGGCGCTGGCCGGCTGA